From Herbaspirillum sp. WKF16:
AGCGCCAGTGCGCCTCTTCGATCTCGGCACCGCGCAGCTGCACGAAGCGCACGCCCTGTTCGGACACCTTGCGCCGCTCGGCCAGGATATTCTTGCGCTTCTTGCGGTCCAGCGTATCGACGAACTCGGCGAAGCTGGCGTAGCCCTCGTTGTGCCAGTGGAACTGCACGCCGCTGCGCAGCAGGAAGCCGGCCCCGGCCAGCGCTTTGGCCTGCGGCGGCGGCGGATAGAGGATGTGGGTGGAAGAGACGCCCGGCTCCTGCTGCAAGGCCAGCAGCGCGGCCAGCAAGGCCGCGCGGGCTTTCTCGTCGATCGCCAGCAGGCGGCCGCCGCGCACCGGCGTGAACGGGATGGCCGAGAGCAGCTTGGGATAGTAGTCCACGCCATGGCGCTGGTAGGCCTCGGCCCAGGCCCAGTCGAACACGTATTCGCCGTAGGAGTGGAATTTCCGATAAAGCGGCATGGCCGCCGCCAGCCGCTCGCCTTGCCAGATGCTCAGGTAGTGCGGCTCCCAGCCGGTGTCGGCGCAGGCCGAGCCGCTCTCGTGCAAGGCATGCAGGAAAGCATAGGAAAGGAAGGGATTGGCCTCGTCCTGGGCGGCCACCAGGCCGTCCCAGCCCGGCTGGCCGATCTCGGCCAGAGAAGAAACGATTCGCGTGCGATAATCCATTGAACAGTGAGTAGCGTGACCTGTTTCTTCAGTTGCTGCCTGCGGCGCCAAGCCGGTTGGCCGGCATCGAACAGGCATTCTACGCAAAATGAAAAAAATGCGTCGCCGGCGGCCCGGCCGGGATGCGAGGACGCGGCAAAAAGCACGCAGCGGAAAGCACTTCATGCAAAGCGAATTCTTCAATCTCTACAGCCACGGTTTCGCCCGCGTCGCGGTGGCCGTGCCCGACTGCAAGGTGGCCGACCCCGGTTACAACGCGCAGCGCACCATCGAACTGGCCGAGCAGGCCGTGGCCCAGGGCGCGGTGCTGGTGTCCTTCCCCGAACTGGGTTTGTCGGCCTACAGCTGCGAAGACCTGTTCCAGCAGCGCGCCTTGCTGGACGCCTCGCTGGAGGCGCTGCAGGCGATTGTCGACGCCTCGGCGCGCTTGCCCGCGGCCTTGCTGGTGGGCTTGCCGCTGAAGGTGGAGCACCAGCTGTTCAATTGCGCGGTGGTGGTGGCCGGCGGCCGCATCCAGGGCGTGGTGCCCAAGACCTACCTGCCCAACTACAGCGAATTCTACGAAGCGCGCCAGTTCAGCGGCGCCGATTGCGCCATCACGCGCCGCGTGCGCCTCCTGGGCCAGGACGTGCCGTTCGGCAGCCTGCTGTTCGACATCGCCAATATCTCCGATTTCCGTTTCCACATCGAGATCTGCGAAGACGTTTGGGTGCCGATCCCGCCGTCGTCCTTCGCCGCGCTGGCCGGCGCCACGGTGCTGGTGAACCTGTCGGCCTCCAACGTGGTGGTCGGCAAGTCCGGTTACCGCCATCAGCTGGTGTCGCAGCAATCGGCGCGCTGCATGGCGGCCTACCTGTATTCCTCGGCCGGTAACGGCGAGTCCACTACCGACGTGGCCTGGGACGGCCAGGCGCTGATCTGCGAGAACGGCGAACTGCTGGCAGAGTCCGAGCGCTTCGCCGAGGGTGGCCACGTGATCTATGCCGACGTCGACCTCGAACGTCTCTCGCGCGAGCGCTTCCACCAGACCAGCTTCGGCCAGTCGGTGCGGCGCCATGCCGACGAGGTGCGCAAGTTCGAGGTGGTGGCCTTCGACGTGGAAGTGCCGGCCGCCCGCGCGCTGCCGCTCAAGCGCGCCGTAGCCCGCTTCCCCTACGTGCCGGCCAATGCCGAGCAGCGCGAGCTGCGCTGCCGCGAGGTCTACAACATCCAGGTGCAGGCGCTGGTGCAGCGGCTCTCTTCCAGCGGCATCAAGAAGGTGGTGATCGGCGTCTCAGGCGGTCTCGATTCTACCCATGCGCTCCTGGTCTGCGCCAAGGCGATGGACAAGCTGGGCCTGCCGCGCGCCAACATCCTGGCCTACACCATGCCCGGCTTCGCCACCAGCAGCCGCACGCTGGCGCAGGCGCACAAGCTGATGGAGCAGGTCGGCTGCGCGGCGCAGGAGATCGACATCCGTCCCAGCTGCGAACAGATGCTCAAGGACCTGGGCCATCCCTACGCCAACGGCGAGCCGGTCTACGACATTACCTTCGAGAACGTGCAGGCCGGCGAGCGCACCAACCACCTGTTCCGCCTGGCCAACCATAACGGCGCCATCGTCATCGGCACCGGCGACCTCTCCGAGCTGGCGCTGGGCTGGTGCACCTACGGCGTGGG
This genomic window contains:
- a CDS encoding GNAT family N-acetyltransferase; protein product: MDYRTRIVSSLAEIGQPGWDGLVAAQDEANPFLSYAFLHALHESGSACADTGWEPHYLSIWQGERLAAAMPLYRKFHSYGEYVFDWAWAEAYQRHGVDYYPKLLSAIPFTPVRGGRLLAIDEKARAALLAALLALQQEPGVSSTHILYPPPPQAKALAGAGFLLRSGVQFHWHNEGYASFAEFVDTLDRKKRKNILAERRKVSEQGVRFVQLRGAEIEEAHWRFFNRCYRHTYSDHYSTPYLNLDFFLRIGRSMPQNLLLTIALRDGHAIASSLTVHDRDTLYGRYWGALEHVPCLHFETAYYQPLEFCIAEKISWFEGGAQGEHKMARGFMPQKTWSAHWLAHPGFYDAVEHFLQREEGGIDGYLSELNERNPFRDPPR
- a CDS encoding NAD(+) synthase, with amino-acid sequence MQSEFFNLYSHGFARVAVAVPDCKVADPGYNAQRTIELAEQAVAQGAVLVSFPELGLSAYSCEDLFQQRALLDASLEALQAIVDASARLPAALLVGLPLKVEHQLFNCAVVVAGGRIQGVVPKTYLPNYSEFYEARQFSGADCAITRRVRLLGQDVPFGSLLFDIANISDFRFHIEICEDVWVPIPPSSFAALAGATVLVNLSASNVVVGKSGYRHQLVSQQSARCMAAYLYSSAGNGESTTDVAWDGQALICENGELLAESERFAEGGHVIYADVDLERLSRERFHQTSFGQSVRRHADEVRKFEVVAFDVEVPAARALPLKRAVARFPYVPANAEQRELRCREVYNIQVQALVQRLSSSGIKKVVIGVSGGLDSTHALLVCAKAMDKLGLPRANILAYTMPGFATSSRTLAQAHKLMEQVGCAAQEIDIRPSCEQMLKDLGHPYANGEPVYDITFENVQAGERTNHLFRLANHNGAIVIGTGDLSELALGWCTYGVGDHMSHYNVNASVPKTLITHLVRWVAESASLELTHPEVLMQILETEISPELVPGKSAGEPGQRTQDFIGPYELQDFNLYYILRYGFTPAKVAFLAHSAWRDREAGHWPDGLHGAHNEYTLAQIKKNLGIFLYRFFKTSQFKRSCVPNAPKVGSGGSLSPRGDWRAPSDSEATVWMQGLERVPDSEA